A region of uncultured Carboxylicivirga sp. DNA encodes the following proteins:
- a CDS encoding alpha-amylase family glycosyl hydrolase, with the protein MKFRLLFSLILVSVFISCNKTPKRTTNDFEGKAVVYQVFTRLFGNTNETNKPWGTIEENGVGKFNDFTDKALTEIKDLGVTHIWYTGVPHHAVVTDYTQYGISLDDPDVVKGRAGSPYAVKDYYQVDPDMAVDPANRLLEFKALVDRTHQHGLKVIIDIVPNHVARHYEGLNNPEGVKDFGTDDDTTVEYSTDNNFYYIPGQPFEVPEPLNGYQPLGGEQNTLIDGKFEENPAKWTGNGSRKAQPHFYDWYETVKVNYGVRPDGTNDFDTLPKEYATKGTEEHYQFWKDKKVPDSWIKFRDIALFWTDFGIDGFRFDMAEMVPVEFWSYMNSSIKHVNPDAFLLAEVYNPGLYRDYIQKGKMDYLYDKVEFYDTLKHVMQGHGLTDNIPQIQEGLSDIEHHMLHFLENHDEQRIASAEFAGDAEKGKPAMIVSSLISTSPTMIYFGQEVGEPGAEDGGFGDPSRTSIFDYIGVPHHQRWMNGGSFDGGRLLPEEKALRDFYKRLLNFTITSKALMGKYKEIHDYNRKKVEGYDTKVFSFARWSMDEQLIVISNFDAINTKTFSLQLPEDLIKEWKLTDSFYILTDQLYGKEYEMEVTEGIGLIELNLKPLESLVLKVE; encoded by the coding sequence ATGAAATTCAGATTACTGTTCAGCCTGATCTTAGTAAGTGTATTCATTAGTTGTAATAAGACCCCGAAAAGAACGACTAACGATTTTGAAGGAAAAGCTGTCGTTTACCAGGTCTTCACCCGTTTGTTTGGTAACACCAACGAAACCAATAAACCATGGGGAACCATTGAGGAAAACGGAGTTGGTAAATTCAATGATTTTACTGATAAGGCTTTAACTGAAATTAAAGACCTTGGAGTAACTCATATCTGGTATACGGGTGTTCCGCATCATGCAGTGGTAACTGATTATACTCAATATGGTATCTCTTTAGACGATCCGGATGTGGTAAAAGGAAGAGCAGGATCACCTTATGCTGTTAAAGATTATTACCAGGTGGATCCTGATATGGCTGTTGATCCGGCAAATCGCTTGCTGGAGTTTAAAGCATTGGTTGATCGTACTCATCAGCATGGTCTGAAAGTGATTATTGATATTGTGCCCAATCATGTGGCCCGACATTATGAAGGTTTGAATAATCCTGAAGGAGTTAAGGATTTTGGGACTGATGATGATACTACAGTGGAATATTCAACAGATAACAACTTTTACTATATACCTGGTCAACCTTTTGAGGTGCCGGAACCTTTAAATGGATATCAGCCATTAGGAGGAGAGCAAAATACACTGATTGATGGTAAGTTTGAAGAGAATCCTGCCAAATGGACCGGTAATGGTTCTAGAAAAGCACAACCTCACTTTTACGATTGGTACGAAACCGTTAAAGTTAATTATGGAGTTCGACCTGATGGTACAAATGATTTTGATACACTTCCTAAAGAATATGCTACCAAAGGAACAGAAGAGCATTATCAGTTTTGGAAGGATAAAAAAGTACCTGATTCCTGGATTAAGTTTCGTGATATAGCCTTGTTCTGGACTGATTTTGGAATTGATGGATTTAGGTTTGATATGGCGGAAATGGTTCCGGTTGAATTCTGGAGCTATATGAATTCATCAATTAAACATGTTAATCCCGATGCGTTTTTATTGGCCGAGGTTTATAATCCGGGTTTGTACCGCGATTACATTCAAAAGGGTAAGATGGATTATTTGTATGATAAAGTGGAGTTTTATGATACGTTAAAGCATGTGATGCAGGGGCATGGGTTAACTGATAACATCCCACAAATTCAAGAAGGTTTATCGGATATTGAACATCATATGTTGCATTTTCTTGAGAATCATGATGAGCAGCGTATCGCCAGTGCTGAATTTGCCGGAGATGCCGAAAAGGGCAAGCCTGCCATGATCGTTTCTTCATTAATCAGTACTTCACCAACTATGATTTACTTTGGTCAGGAAGTTGGAGAACCCGGAGCTGAGGATGGCGGTTTTGGTGATCCATCGCGTACATCTATTTTTGATTACATAGGAGTGCCCCATCATCAGCGCTGGATGAATGGAGGTTCATTCGATGGTGGAAGATTATTGCCTGAAGAAAAAGCTTTACGTGATTTTTATAAGCGTTTGTTGAATTTTACCATTACCAGCAAGGCATTAATGGGTAAATACAAAGAGATTCATGATTATAACCGTAAAAAAGTAGAAGGTTATGATACTAAAGTATTTTCATTTGCCAGATGGAGTATGGATGAACAACTGATTGTGATTTCAAATTTTGATGCGATTAATACAAAAACCTTCTCATTGCAATTGCCTGAAGATCTGATTAAAGAGTGGAAACTGACAGATAGCTTTTATATTTTAACAGATCAGCTTTATGGCAAGGAATATGAGATGGAAGTAACAGAAGGAATTGGTCTAATTGAATTAAATCTAAAACCATTGGAATCATTGGTTTTGAAAGTTGAATAA
- a CDS encoding DEAD/DEAH box helicase, giving the protein MKFKKLIPELVSNMINLGLDKEPREIQSLAVPKIKSGADLFLIAPEKSGKTTALLIGLIQQLKEPFEEAPRAIVIVSSKEKAFEAEEQFQKLAKGLELRSFVAFDHGLLQYQKDEIYDGLDVLFVTTKRLQELVNINGIPLTKVKLIMVDDAIDFFKNSSHSILYRIVDGIKNTQLVVSSDSWYFKFDDMEERIMKNPMLIEVE; this is encoded by the coding sequence ATGAAATTTAAAAAATTGATTCCTGAACTGGTTTCAAATATGATAAATCTGGGTTTAGATAAAGAACCTCGTGAGATTCAGAGTTTAGCTGTACCCAAAATTAAATCAGGTGCTGATTTATTTTTGATTGCGCCTGAAAAAAGTGGAAAAACAACTGCTTTGCTAATTGGCCTGATTCAACAATTAAAAGAACCTTTTGAAGAAGCACCAAGAGCTATCGTCATTGTATCATCAAAAGAAAAAGCATTCGAAGCTGAAGAGCAATTTCAGAAACTTGCTAAAGGATTAGAACTTCGCAGTTTTGTTGCTTTTGACCATGGGTTATTACAATATCAAAAAGATGAAATATATGACGGTCTGGATGTACTTTTTGTAACAACCAAACGTTTGCAGGAACTGGTAAATATCAACGGAATTCCATTAACCAAGGTTAAGTTAATAATGGTGGATGACGCCATTGATTTTTTCAAAAATTCAAGTCACTCCATACTATATCGTATAGTTGACGGAATAAAAAATACACAGTTAGTGGTATCGTCAGATTCATGGTATTTTAAATTTGACGATATGGAAGAGCGCATCATGAAGAATCCAATGTTAATTGAAGTAGAATGA
- a CDS encoding YiiX/YebB-like N1pC/P60 family cysteine hydrolase produces MKYVIILMTIFLTACQSETDIQSGDILFRGKSNGTLSSAIDDVTQTGHDFHFTHMGVVEMIDGQVMVWHAAPEKGVVCESLQQFSSTNKEDSLMIGHFRIKGITNKKVNEALKLAEKYRGRPYDYTYIMESEGFYCSEFVYTLFEKDSIFTLDPMTFKDAQSGEYHQGWIDHYEKMGIEIPEGKPGCNPNGMAASDRLMFLGYLSN; encoded by the coding sequence ATGAAATACGTAATAATTTTAATGACAATATTTTTAACTGCATGTCAGAGTGAGACAGACATTCAAAGTGGAGATATTCTTTTCAGAGGAAAGAGTAACGGAACTTTGTCATCTGCCATTGATGATGTGACTCAAACAGGGCATGACTTTCATTTTACACATATGGGTGTTGTTGAAATGATAGATGGACAGGTGATGGTTTGGCATGCTGCACCTGAAAAAGGTGTTGTCTGTGAAAGTCTTCAGCAGTTCAGCTCGACCAATAAAGAAGATTCATTGATGATAGGACACTTCAGAATAAAGGGTATTACCAATAAAAAGGTTAATGAAGCCTTGAAGCTGGCTGAAAAATATAGGGGACGGCCCTACGATTATACATACATTATGGAAAGCGAAGGTTTTTACTGTTCGGAGTTTGTATATACCCTGTTTGAAAAGGATAGCATCTTCACCTTAGATCCCATGACGTTTAAAGATGCACAAAGTGGCGAATATCATCAGGGTTGGATTGATCACTATGAAAAAATGGGGATAGAAATTCCGGAAGGAAAACCCGGTTGTAATCCTAACGGTATGGCAGCATCAGATCGGCTTATGTTTTTAGGCTACTTATCCAACTAA
- a CDS encoding SNF2-related protein, whose translation MEQAKIDYLQKQIDLYANEEIKAKGKKLYLDGKVNYRLYNKETDTYIYSVKGGQNYKVQLSNLSTNNLKCNCSCPFIWGNICKHGIASIYHLMDFGGAQATTQLSDVKSEELSLRTPDGYLLKGYKQITLDVIRANTLPSLFSRFRYSYGSIQMEIGEIENNKVEFVLNYGYKEDTVWFEKKSDNVFINSENQTTGRGLGESEIICLLKIAKCKTSDLLDELLNQKYIDNSRELMEQYGLPSNSSFHQFFKFQFHPDKGLIPVNKDTTIGLLPVNNPINSFLQPLISGIQPPKLKLQSTEVDLKQERVVGFLMELREETSEWDKDPYFEVKAIIGKPNKARTQISSNLEFYDGNDGTFNVEKQPTTDELFTLLEQEKSKDNPYEYFMWQSKVMQLLALEPYIYMQTSNSYKIRKTDLRNIKIATKPIDAFYKVVEDSDFIMLQLKLRMDGKVLPKEVISHVYKGQYVYEISNQFCIPRDFRVANLINNHLHDVKMVRSQKALFWEKVVRPLAQHVEIDFSSGAYVVEVIELDFHNKRVYLSEKENYLIVTPEVEYHHMVSVPLINTGDILIEEDGKWIQYKRNFELEEGFAEFLSSLHPQFEEQIAERKFYLQFNEFVDGLWFYRFYDSLVRNDVEVFGLNELKKFKYSPHKGKISTTISSGTDWFEVDVQVSFGDNFVQLADIRKAVKNNQRYIQLSDGSVGILPKEWYHRFEKYFRHGEVQDNKLTVSKLGFSIIDELFDSIDNNDVLMELSEKHRRLSNFTRIEETTIPESITAELRPYQKEGLNWLNFLNEMKWGGILADDMGLGKTLQVLTFLQHVLKKNRDTNLIIVPTSLLFNWENEIRKFAPELNAYYHYGVGRATDSSVFTGYDVVITSYGVLLRDVQMLSSFHFNYIILDESQAIKNPSSRRYKAACLLKGYNRLALTGTPIENSTFDLYAQMSFVNRGFLGGVTAFKENYSNPIDKDSDDIRAAELQKLINPFVLRRTKEMVATELPDKTEDVIYCEMEPAQRKVYDAYRNHFRNKLMGQIETDGLAKSKMMVLEALTRLRQICDSPRLLNDESIDTNASVKIDELVQHITEKTANHKLLIFSQFVKMLGLIRDELQKRNIKFEYLDGQSSTKQREASVNNFQDDQELRVFLISLKAGGTGLNLTAADYVYIVDPWWNPAVENQAIDRCYRIGQDKKVFAYRMICKNTVEEKILKLQEKKTKIANDIVQTDENIMKNIGLDDIQDLFS comes from the coding sequence GTGGAGCAAGCTAAAATAGACTATTTACAAAAGCAGATTGATCTTTATGCTAATGAGGAAATTAAGGCGAAGGGCAAAAAGCTGTACCTCGATGGTAAAGTCAACTATAGACTGTACAATAAAGAAACAGATACATACATATACTCTGTAAAAGGAGGTCAGAATTACAAGGTTCAATTGAGTAATCTGAGTACAAATAACTTAAAATGTAATTGTTCCTGCCCTTTTATCTGGGGTAATATCTGTAAGCACGGTATTGCATCCATCTATCATTTAATGGATTTTGGTGGTGCACAGGCTACTACACAACTTTCTGATGTTAAATCAGAAGAGTTAAGCTTGCGAACTCCCGACGGTTACTTACTCAAAGGATATAAGCAAATTACACTGGATGTTATCCGTGCAAATACTTTACCCAGTTTATTTAGTCGTTTTAGGTATTCTTATGGTTCTATCCAAATGGAAATTGGTGAGATAGAAAATAATAAGGTGGAGTTCGTTCTAAATTACGGCTACAAAGAAGATACAGTATGGTTTGAAAAAAAGAGTGATAATGTTTTTATCAATTCCGAAAATCAGACAACTGGAAGAGGGTTAGGTGAATCAGAGATTATCTGTTTGTTAAAGATAGCCAAGTGTAAAACTTCTGATCTGCTGGATGAACTGTTAAATCAGAAATACATAGATAACAGTCGTGAGTTGATGGAACAATATGGATTGCCATCCAATTCAAGTTTTCATCAGTTCTTTAAATTCCAGTTTCACCCGGATAAAGGATTAATTCCTGTAAATAAGGATACTACAATAGGTTTGTTGCCGGTTAATAATCCGATCAACAGCTTTTTGCAACCTTTAATCAGTGGTATTCAACCACCCAAATTAAAGTTGCAAAGCACAGAGGTAGATCTGAAGCAAGAGCGTGTAGTAGGCTTTTTAATGGAATTGCGTGAAGAAACATCAGAATGGGATAAGGATCCGTATTTCGAAGTAAAGGCAATCATTGGTAAACCCAATAAGGCACGTACTCAAATATCATCAAATCTGGAGTTTTATGATGGTAACGATGGTACGTTCAATGTAGAAAAACAACCTACTACCGATGAACTTTTCACATTACTTGAGCAGGAAAAATCGAAAGATAATCCTTATGAGTATTTTATGTGGCAGAGTAAGGTTATGCAGTTGCTGGCTCTTGAGCCATATATTTACATGCAAACCAGCAATTCCTATAAAATCAGAAAAACTGATTTAAGAAACATCAAGATCGCAACCAAACCTATCGATGCTTTTTATAAAGTGGTTGAAGACAGCGATTTTATCATGCTTCAGTTAAAACTGAGGATGGATGGAAAAGTTTTGCCGAAGGAGGTTATTAGTCATGTTTATAAAGGTCAATATGTATATGAAATAAGTAATCAGTTTTGCATTCCTCGTGATTTCAGAGTGGCCAACCTGATTAATAATCACTTGCATGATGTAAAAATGGTTCGCAGCCAAAAAGCTTTATTTTGGGAAAAGGTGGTTCGTCCATTGGCACAACATGTTGAAATTGATTTTTCTTCAGGAGCATATGTTGTTGAGGTTATTGAGCTTGATTTTCATAACAAAAGGGTTTACCTGAGTGAGAAAGAAAATTACCTGATTGTAACACCCGAGGTTGAGTACCATCACATGGTTTCTGTACCCTTGATAAATACAGGTGATATATTAATTGAAGAAGATGGTAAATGGATTCAGTACAAACGAAACTTTGAACTTGAAGAAGGATTTGCCGAATTTTTAAGTTCGTTGCATCCGCAGTTTGAAGAACAGATTGCCGAACGTAAATTCTATCTGCAATTCAATGAGTTTGTAGATGGCTTATGGTTTTACCGATTCTATGATTCATTGGTAAGAAACGATGTGGAAGTATTTGGCCTGAACGAACTGAAGAAGTTTAAATATTCGCCACATAAAGGTAAAATAAGTACCACAATATCTTCGGGTACCGATTGGTTTGAGGTGGATGTGCAGGTTAGCTTTGGTGATAACTTTGTACAACTGGCTGATATTCGTAAGGCAGTTAAAAACAACCAGCGCTATATTCAGTTAAGCGATGGATCAGTGGGTATCTTACCCAAAGAATGGTATCATCGATTTGAAAAATACTTCCGTCACGGGGAGGTGCAGGATAATAAGCTGACAGTCTCAAAACTTGGATTCTCTATCATTGATGAATTGTTTGATAGTATCGATAACAATGATGTGTTGATGGAGTTAAGTGAGAAGCATCGACGTTTATCAAATTTTACCAGAATTGAAGAAACCACCATTCCAGAATCCATCACAGCAGAATTACGTCCTTATCAGAAAGAAGGTTTAAACTGGTTGAACTTTCTGAATGAGATGAAATGGGGTGGAATTCTTGCCGATGATATGGGTTTGGGTAAAACATTACAGGTACTTACCTTTTTACAACATGTACTTAAGAAAAACAGAGATACCAACCTGATTATTGTACCTACATCGTTGCTTTTTAACTGGGAAAACGAGATACGTAAGTTTGCTCCCGAATTAAACGCTTATTATCATTATGGTGTTGGGAGGGCAACTGATTCAAGCGTATTTACTGGGTATGATGTAGTGATTACCAGCTATGGAGTACTGCTTCGCGATGTACAGATGTTGAGTAGCTTTCATTTTAACTATATCATTCTGGATGAATCACAGGCTATTAAAAACCCTTCATCACGTCGTTACAAAGCTGCTTGTTTGTTAAAAGGCTATAACCGATTGGCATTGACTGGTACACCAATTGAAAACAGTACTTTTGATTTGTATGCCCAGATGAGCTTTGTGAATCGTGGTTTTTTGGGAGGTGTAACCGCTTTTAAAGAAAACTATTCAAATCCGATTGATAAGGATAGTGATGATATCCGGGCAGCAGAACTTCAGAAGTTGATCAATCCTTTTGTATTACGCCGGACTAAAGAGATGGTGGCAACCGAATTGCCCGATAAAACAGAAGACGTAATTTATTGTGAGATGGAACCTGCACAGCGAAAGGTGTATGATGCCTATCGAAACCATTTTCGCAATAAACTGATGGGGCAGATTGAAACTGATGGTTTGGCCAAGTCTAAAATGATGGTTTTGGAAGCTTTAACCCGTTTGCGTCAGATATGTGATTCTCCAAGATTGTTAAATGATGAGAGCATTGATACCAATGCATCAGTTAAAATTGATGAATTGGTTCAACATATCACCGAAAAAACGGCCAATCATAAATTGTTAATCTTCTCCCAGTTTGTAAAGATGCTTGGCTTAATTCGTGATGAATTACAAAAACGAAATATCAAGTTTGAGTATCTGGATGGACAAAGTTCAACCAAACAGCGTGAAGCTTCGGTTAACAATTTTCAGGATGATCAGGAACTACGTGTTTTCTTAATAAGTTTAAAGGCAGGAGGTACAGGTCTTAATCTTACTGCCGCTGATTATGTCTACATTGTTGATCCATGGTGGAATCCTGCAGTAGAGAACCAGGCCATCGACCGTTGCTATCGCATTGGACAGGATAAAAAGGTTTTTGCTTATCGAATGATTTGTAAGAATACAGTAGAGGAAAAAATTCTGAAACTTCAGGAAAAGAAAACAAAGATTGCCAATGATATTGTTCAGACTGATGAAAACATTATGAAGAACATTGGTTTGGATGATATTCAGGATTTGTTTTCGTAA
- a CDS encoding FISUMP domain-containing protein: MFCLIPLMNGCLKNPFPPILTTEQIEIVDGITIISGGIISDDGGTDIFQKGICVSTSNTPTVKDFYTIDGTGNSDFKTTLYVEPEITYFIRAYAINGAGIGYGDILTVKLDPLPFTYATIVDFGDITGTEAFMRGRVESNQTVTARGACWSTSNNPTINDYKLESGSGTGIFETTITGLNPGTTYYTRAYAISGSETYYSSDFEFTTKDYPQLTTHEIRNSGTFIISTGGDILSTGIIYNAGVCWSTEPSPTIDDNKTEDNLIYSTFYSDPHDLLPGTTYYLKSYATNLVGTGYGNEIVFTMSEATVYDIDGNPYSSVTIGTQTWLTENLNTTKFSNGDEILHITDGNEWQNTMAGAWCFFENLSEFEVPYGRLYNWYSITDSRNVCPEGWHVPFDTDWQTLFTYLGGSETAGNALKEAGAAHWATGSDYATNSSGFTALPGGGQSALQGYSYPAQSLGMFWGTTIIDEQNAYGYYLFDSYQAINKQSYLKQTGLSVRCMKDE, translated from the coding sequence ATGTTTTGTCTCATACCATTGATGAATGGTTGTCTTAAAAATCCTTTTCCTCCAATTCTCACAACAGAACAGATAGAAATAGTTGACGGCATAACAATTATTAGTGGTGGAATAATTAGTGATGATGGAGGAACGGATATTTTTCAGAAAGGTATCTGTGTTAGCACCAGCAATACACCAACAGTAAAAGACTTTTATACAATTGATGGAACCGGAAATTCCGATTTTAAAACAACACTTTATGTGGAACCGGAGATTACCTATTTCATCAGGGCTTATGCCATTAATGGAGCTGGTATTGGATATGGAGATATACTTACAGTAAAACTGGATCCTCTACCGTTCACTTACGCAACTATAGTTGATTTCGGAGACATTACCGGCACTGAAGCTTTTATGAGAGGCCGGGTTGAATCAAACCAAACGGTTACAGCAAGAGGAGCGTGCTGGAGTACCAGTAACAACCCTACCATTAACGATTATAAATTAGAATCGGGAAGTGGAACCGGTATTTTTGAAACTACAATAACCGGACTTAATCCGGGTACAACATATTACACACGTGCTTATGCCATATCCGGCTCTGAAACTTATTATAGTTCTGATTTTGAATTCACAACAAAAGATTACCCACAATTAACAACCCATGAAATCAGAAATTCAGGCACTTTTATCATTTCCACAGGTGGTGATATTCTATCAACAGGTATCATTTATAATGCCGGTGTATGCTGGAGCACTGAACCATCTCCAACAATAGATGATAATAAAACAGAAGATAATTTGATATACTCAACTTTTTACAGTGACCCTCATGATTTACTTCCGGGCACAACCTATTATCTAAAAAGTTATGCAACAAACCTGGTGGGTACAGGTTATGGAAATGAAATAGTTTTTACTATGTCCGAAGCCACTGTTTATGATATCGATGGTAATCCTTATTCTTCAGTTACCATTGGCACCCAAACATGGCTAACTGAGAATCTTAATACAACAAAATTCAGTAATGGTGATGAAATTCTGCATATAACCGATGGTAATGAATGGCAGAATACAATGGCTGGCGCCTGGTGTTTTTTTGAGAACTTATCTGAATTTGAAGTTCCCTATGGAAGACTTTATAACTGGTATAGCATAACCGATTCCCGAAACGTTTGTCCCGAAGGATGGCATGTACCATTCGATACTGACTGGCAAACACTTTTTACCTACCTGGGAGGAAGTGAAACTGCAGGAAATGCATTAAAAGAAGCCGGAGCTGCCCATTGGGCAACCGGAAGCGATTATGCAACTAATAGCAGCGGCTTTACAGCATTGCCCGGCGGCGGACAAAGTGCCTTACAGGGTTATTCTTATCCTGCACAAAGTCTTGGTATGTTCTGGGGTACAACAATCATTGATGAACAAAATGCCTACGGTTACTATTTATTTGATTCGTACCAGGCCATTAATAAACAATCATATCTCAAACAAACCGGATTATCTGTAAGATGTATGAAAGATGAATAA
- a CDS encoding MaoC family dehydratase: MSKVIIKSFDELEKLIGSELGISDYHQFTQEQINLFADATLDHQWIHVDEEKAKEGPFGSTIAHGYLTVSILPHLWNQIVDVQNLKMQVNYGIEKLKFNAPVKVNDKVRLVATVVDAKNLRGVTKATIGIKLEIEGGRKPAYEGEIIFLYHFNA; this comes from the coding sequence ATGAGTAAAGTAATCATCAAAAGTTTCGATGAACTGGAAAAACTAATCGGAAGTGAATTGGGAATTTCAGACTATCACCAGTTTACACAGGAGCAAATTAACCTTTTTGCCGATGCAACTTTGGATCACCAATGGATTCACGTTGACGAAGAAAAAGCAAAAGAAGGTCCTTTCGGTTCAACCATTGCACATGGTTACCTGACAGTTTCAATCCTTCCTCACCTTTGGAATCAGATTGTTGACGTTCAAAACCTAAAGATGCAGGTTAATTACGGAATTGAAAAACTTAAATTCAATGCTCCAGTAAAAGTAAACGACAAAGTTCGTCTTGTAGCTACTGTTGTTGATGCTAAAAACCTTAGAGGTGTTACAAAAGCAACTATTGGTATTAAGCTTGAAATAGAAGGAGGTCGCAAGCCTGCCTACGAAGGCGAGATTATTTTCTTATACCATTTCAACGCATAA
- a CDS encoding YchJ family metal-binding protein has product MTNCYCGSGKSFEDCCHPILTGKKPASTAEALMRSRYSAYVVADINYLMNSHHPSTRPTKERKEILRWTKSVQWIKLEVKNSIAGNENDTEGWVVFIAYFSDGGKIETIHENSRFVKENSKWYYISGQHQ; this is encoded by the coding sequence ATGACGAATTGCTATTGTGGCTCAGGTAAGTCATTCGAAGATTGTTGCCATCCCATCTTAACCGGTAAAAAGCCAGCATCTACTGCAGAAGCATTAATGCGTTCGCGTTATTCAGCATATGTTGTAGCTGACATTAATTACCTGATGAACAGCCATCATCCTTCAACTCGTCCAACTAAGGAACGTAAAGAAATTCTACGCTGGACAAAATCGGTACAATGGATTAAGCTGGAAGTAAAAAACAGTATTGCAGGCAACGAGAATGATACCGAAGGATGGGTAGTTTTTATAGCCTATTTCTCGGATGGTGGAAAAATAGAAACGATCCATGAAAATTCGCGCTTTGTTAAGGAAAATAGCAAGTGGTATTATATTTCGGGGCAACATCAATAA
- a CDS encoding pyridoxal phosphate-dependent aminotransferase: MSIDERLANTSFPLPAIRQVNMAKHATGISLGLGELKGFEIDEKIKQSMTESWGNGAACYTQNAGLPQLRSAVAQRQQKEDGYNYTAENVIVTIGVQNAVYSSIKTLAKLGAKRILIPSIHFGIYKKIPSEFGLEVITYPLNDDFSINLKELETLLQKDDVMILNSPSNPTGKVYSKDELVSLSEVLKYKLTDGYVISDEIYGQLVYDGEEFTSFSKYFDRTIVADGISKSGAVAGLRVGWVITQNEKLAKAITSNNATVISTPPTPNQWAAIPIVEGETKNTIEKYNKVLLENRDKVVAFLEKMNIPFNKPQGSFYIFPKVSSLLGDRVKEFCIETAGKEKGVVVIPGEAFGAPEYLRISLASFELEQGLVRLEKALKEWK, translated from the coding sequence ATGAGTATTGACGAGCGTTTGGCAAATACTAGTTTCCCGTTGCCTGCCATCAGACAGGTAAATATGGCAAAGCATGCAACAGGGATTAGTTTGGGTTTGGGTGAATTGAAAGGTTTTGAGATTGATGAAAAGATAAAACAATCCATGACTGAAAGCTGGGGAAATGGAGCAGCTTGCTATACTCAAAATGCAGGATTACCTCAATTACGTTCTGCTGTGGCCCAACGCCAGCAAAAAGAAGATGGTTATAACTATACTGCCGAAAATGTAATTGTAACTATAGGTGTTCAGAATGCTGTGTATTCAAGCATTAAAACTCTTGCCAAACTGGGTGCCAAAAGAATTTTGATTCCTTCAATACATTTCGGTATTTATAAAAAAATACCTTCTGAGTTTGGTCTGGAAGTAATTACTTATCCATTAAATGATGACTTCAGTATCAATCTGAAGGAACTGGAAACTCTTTTGCAGAAGGATGATGTAATGATTTTGAATTCACCCTCAAATCCAACAGGTAAGGTGTATTCAAAGGATGAATTGGTTTCTTTATCAGAAGTGTTAAAGTATAAACTGACTGATGGTTATGTAATTTCCGATGAGATATACGGACAATTAGTATACGATGGAGAAGAATTTACTTCTTTTTCAAAATATTTTGACAGAACTATAGTGGCGGATGGCATTTCAAAAAGTGGAGCAGTGGCAGGATTACGTGTTGGTTGGGTCATTACTCAGAATGAAAAACTTGCAAAGGCAATTACATCAAATAATGCAACGGTTATCAGCACACCCCCTACACCTAATCAGTGGGCTGCAATACCCATAGTAGAGGGAGAAACAAAAAATACTATTGAGAAATATAACAAAGTACTATTGGAAAACAGAGATAAGGTGGTAGCCTTTCTTGAAAAGATGAATATACCATTTAATAAACCTCAAGGTAGCTTTTATATTTTTCCCAAAGTGTCATCTCTTCTGGGTGACAGAGTCAAAGAATTTTGTATTGAGACAGCAGGAAAAGAAAAAGGGGTAGTGGTTATTCCCGGGGAGGCTTTTGGGGCACCTGAATACCTTCGGATTTCTTTGGCTTCGTTTGAACTGGAGCAAGGTTTAGTTCGATTGGAGAAGGCTCTGAAAGAATGGAAATAA
- a CDS encoding DUF423 domain-containing protein — protein MKRFVLIVASIFGALSVVLGALGAHALKSILSIDKLQSFETGVRYMIIHALVLLIIGFVFEFNNRLQKAMAWSFISGTLLFSVSIYFLSIADSIGLQLSFLGPITPVGGLLMITGWILLLVIVSKNKFYDLTKL, from the coding sequence ATGAAAAGATTCGTTTTAATAGTTGCCTCTATATTCGGCGCATTGTCAGTTGTTCTTGGTGCATTAGGTGCACATGCACTAAAAAGTATTTTAAGTATAGATAAATTGCAAAGTTTTGAAACTGGTGTTCGTTATATGATAATTCATGCTTTGGTATTATTGATAATTGGCTTTGTATTTGAATTTAATAATCGATTGCAAAAAGCTATGGCATGGAGCTTTATAAGTGGTACTTTATTATTTTCTGTTAGTATTTATTTTCTAAGTATAGCCGATTCAATTGGTTTACAATTATCATTTCTGGGGCCAATTACACCTGTGGGAGGATTATTGATGATAACAGGTTGGATACTTTTGTTGGTAATTGTATCTAAAAACAAATTTTATGATTTAACAAAGTTGTAA